Below is a window of Humulus lupulus chromosome 2, drHumLupu1.1, whole genome shotgun sequence DNA.
CGAGGATGATGTGTACCCGGGAGCTGCTGCTCCCAGGTCTCacctctttagcttgaggtaACCACAGGTTCACTGGAGTTGCTAAGAAGTCGGGTCAGGAGTATGGACACCACGGACTAAGAAGACGTCCAACTCGAGGTACGGGCTTGAGTTGGCATCTATGacccccttataaagtcaaccacgcaatgtaaatgtgtatatatcaggcatcacgtgtctgatatgtccctgaattctcggatatGCAGCctaaatgtgcgtgttcaggcgcctacgactgggttgggccgtgcggcccactatcccccttacctattgattagacctcacttcatttgtaaggttttaggaattaatcatgaatgtcacagagatgacatgataagtaagaaggtcacgggatgaccccctttgccaacccccaggtgccctctcctataaatatggagagcctgggagttgcaaggggttggactctattatgtaaagaaatactctgtaaagaacacaaaagactaccaataatattgactggtggagtagaaggattttaacctttgaactacCTAAAAAAAGTGTTTTGCATTACCGTTTTATTTTAAGATTACTCGTCTGTTTCAGTTCAATACTTAACACTAATCCcactctcttattttcttaattacctgttggtgaagaaccgcgtcaacacttctatataaaaagtgcgtagataacggaaattttttgttttaacgatttGTTTTAtaaactttaacggaatattctaaatattgaatgaaatatacttttaaaactaactaaaaaatatatatttattaattatattaatataaattcaaatgcaaatgttataaaatattataattataataatacataatataagactagatatttaataattataataatataaattcaaatgttatataataatatttaatacttatattaatataaatttaaatattataaaatattattataataataatatataatacataatattaatttttattaaaaaatttatcatttatatttaaaaaggttaccatattatatatatttaaaaaaactataaacaatgttttggtttaatttttcttttaatttatttatgtcattcttttttaTATAACactgtttatttatttgaaatttatatgacaatgatagaaatttaataaaaataattaataaattctattcataaaactaaacaaacgtgcattgcacgttacttgtatctatatttaataattatattaatatagattcaaatattattattataataatatttaatacaaaactagatatttaatacttatattaatataaatttaaatattataaattatcattataaaaataatatataatacataatattaaattttattaagaGAATATcgtttatatttaaaaaatgttaatatattatatatatttaaaaaaattataaatagtattttaatttaatttttttttatatgcttatgttttttttatatataatattatttatttatttaaaatttatatcacaatcatacaagtttaataaaattaattaataaattttataaataaaattaaggggaggtaaccatttggtaccttgtgtttttacaaagtatcattttagtaccatttgttttcaataatactcatatagtactctgtattttaaaatcgtacatatttggtaccctaaactcaaatttaattaataaaattctaccaatttaatcaaactgctgtcaattatgtaaattccaaatttaaatttaattacttaattacatataactgataacagtttgatcatattgacaaaattttatctatcaaatttaaatttagggtaccaaatatgtacgattttaaaatacaggatatcatatgagtattattgaaaacaaatAGTagcaaaataatactttgcaaaaacataaaataccaaataagtaaattttctaaaattaaacaaacatacattggataataattatatataatatagaatagatatgtgtttttttttcacatttatttaagataattcTAGTAGATTTAAAATGATTTACCACAGAAAAAATAATTTGATATAAATTATTATCTTTACTCATTTATACTCCATCTATCTATAAATGAGAATagaaaaatggatcaagttgTCCACGGTCAAGATGCGGTGTGTCGGCACCTCCTCATCTAATTTTCTCATAATAATATCAATAATATGCtgtcatttcaattatttatatgGCAAATTAATATGTTTATAATTATCTTatcttaaaataataataataaataaataaatgggtttttagtaaaatgaaagaaaaaaaattggacCATTCTACGGTAAGGATTTCATTTTAAGTCTTATCGGCGGTGACGCTTTAAGTGTTATCGACCTTTGAATAGtttttgatataatttttttttataatcgtgTATATTGAAGCTATTTAGAACATTAACgtgatttttaaaaaattctgaataatttccagtaccaaaaattaaattaaaaaaatattgttgcACACgtaaaaataacatgtttgaccattcaaaattttttaaaaatttatataatgtTATGAACAATTACAATTTATAATATACACgatgataaaaaaataaaaaaaaaatcaaaaacagTGAATAACCCAACAGGAAGGCGTAAAGTGAAATTCTAtaattctcaaaaaaaaaaattatgtgtaattatgtTGACACGTGCGTAGCTGGAAAGCGTGCGAAATAGAAGCAATAAAACGAGATAACAGAGAAAGACGAGAAAAGACGAAGCTGAGAAATTGAAAAGACGACCCAGAAAAAGAGGGGTGGGAGTACCATCGAACAATTTCATGTCCATCTTGCCTGACAAAGCCCAAGGATCCAGTTCGTCGTCTTCTTCTCCAACTCCTTCTGCAAACCCTAGCTCTTCTAATCATGGACGCTTCTGCTCCTCCTCTCAATCTCCATCCCGCCAATTTCACTCCTTTGGATCGCTTCAGATCGCCCACtctcaatctcaatctcaatctccTCCCAACGCTGTGTCCCCAGAAAATTCAggtattttatttgattttcgtTTGGTTGCTATTACTTTACTTGAAATTATTGTTATCTCGAACGTTAAGTGTGAACCCTAGAGTGTCGGAGCTCAATTTTGGGAACTGCTTTTGGAGTTCTTCTATATGTATTGGAGGGGGTAATTTTTGGCTTTGCTGCAGCTTGGCTCGTATAATGCATTTGGGCTTCTATTTTTTTGGATAGGGAACCATGAAATGGGAAATGCAAATTGAAGTCAGCTGAATTGTGGAAGATTGAAATTTTGAGTCTTGAACTAGAGATAGAAAGCTTGCACATAGTTTAATTACTAAGCGTGTTGTAATCTTATTTACTTCGTGGGAGAAATTCCTCTGCTTGAAGTTGTTTTTATATTTGGATAGTTGCACTGTGAGCTCCTCGATGGTAAAATGCTTACCATTCTATGTTCAATGTACTTGCAGGATCCTTCGTCTCTGGTACTCAAGATTCTGGTGGGATTTTCAAAGAGGTATGGACAGATAGACATATATGATTGGTGTAAATCTGTTCTCTTTTGGAAATATGCTTGTTTTTTTTTGGGTGTAAAATCCATGTTATTTACTTGAGCTTGTACCTGTTAGCTGTTACAGAGTCTACTTCTTGTTGGAGGGTAGTATAGTGCTATAGGTACAAGTATTCATTTAACGTACAATGTTCTTATTCTATAATTCTGAATTTTCTAGGTAATTGAGTTGGGGAGAAATGTCGACAATAATTTATCTCACCAAATGCCCAACGTGCATTCCCAGAGTCGCTCTGGTGGACGAGGAGCTGGATCAGCCCAGGGTAGAGGGAAATTCTCAGGAACCACAGTTTCTCCTCGAAATCAACAAAGTGCTGGACTTGTAAATTCTCATGGAAGCTCTGCATCATCAGGAGGAAGAAAAGCTCAAGTGACGAGTGGCAATCACTTGTTAAATTTTCATTATGACCCTATTTCTCGTTCTCAACCTAGAGCTCCTCCTCCAAGAAGGCAGCACAAGATAAAGCCTTACAATAAAGATCTATTTCTTCAGGCAAACTACAAATTTGTGGTGCTAGATTCGGGGAACTATACCCCTGAATCAATGGATCCAGATAAAATGTTACGGTGGGAGGACATTATATGCTTGAGATACTCTACCTCGTCTACTGTTCAATGTCCAATTTGTCTGGAATCTCCTCTTTGTTCACAGATAACCTCATGTGGACATATATTTTGTTTCCCCTGTATTCTTCAGTACTTGTTAATGGGAAAGGAGGATGCGAAAGGTGACTGCTGGAAAAGATGtcctttatgttttgttatgatatCACCTAAGGACTTGTATACTCTCTTCATTGAGAATGTTAATGAGTACAGGGTTGGTGATAAAGTAGAGTTTCTACTTTTAACTCGACAGAAGGACTCCTCTATGCTGTCCCACAAAAATAAACAGAAGAAAGAACTTAACATAGGGAGCCCTGAAGAAACTTATGATCCATTTTCAAAGTTTACATTTACATCAGATGTAGATCTGTCAGTCAGAAAGGCAATTTCTGATCTAGATGGTTGGTTAGTAAGAGCAGACTCGGGGCTTGTTGATGACCTAGAGAGGCTTCCATATGTTTGTGCTGCAATGGAACAATTAGAACAGAGAAAGAAGTATTGGGATGAGCACCGTGCGTGTGATAATGTTAAATCTTCTGAATTTGGTCGCAATACCGGTTCATACGCTACACAGCCAGCCGCAAATGCTACTCAAAATAACATTGATTTAGTAGGCTCTAAAGTTGAAACTTTGTCTACTGAGGTCTCTGATAAAAATAAGAGTTTCGACAATATAGAAAGAATTTGTTTAGATGTACAGATCTGTTCTGATCAGTCTGCAGACGCGGCAGAATCATTAGGGCCCCAAGAAATCGTGTTATCTTCTTCGTACGATGAAAGCAATGAGAGGAACTCAAAGGTCTTTGGAGATGTCAAGGAGAAGGATTCTTACAATTTTTACCAGGTGACTGAGTGATAATAGATGTTTCTTTCAATTTCATCATGTTTGTAACTCTCATTTTGAATTTTGTGaaatatgaaagaaaataaaGGTTCCAAATCTAGATTGATTAATAAGATGTAGAATTAGCTACAATGTGCAATTAACTACAATGTGCAATTGTGTATTTTACATTAAAAATTGCTCACAAGTGTTCTTCATCCATAGTTGTTTTTAAATAGATTTTGAGATTTTGAAGTAGTCCATTTATTTATGAAGTATCCCTATGGATAACTTCAATGTTACTGCCTATTATATCAAATACCAATTTTACCTGAGCTCTTGCACAATTGTGGCTGAGGGATTCTGAGGGATAAGTCATTGCATCTTGGGGTTGTTGCTGCCCATGCCTTTCTGAAAATCTCACTAGATTTATATCAACATTTTCACTAGATTAGCATCAATTGAGATTTCATAATTTTCACTGGATTGATGTCAACTGGGATTTCTATCTGCTACTAAATTTATTTTTCAAGGTATATTAGTTTCAATAATCTTTGGTCACTGTTTCTCTACCCAACATGGAACatgagaataaaaaaaataaacctgAATCGTTGAGTGTTCTACTGTTTCTCATACTCTGGTTATGTCTGTGCTAGGCAGCTGATGGTCAGCACATCATTCTCCACCCATTAAATATGAAGTGTCTACTACATCATTTTGGGAGCCCCGATTTGCTGCCTGACAGGTTTATGGCTATACACTTTTTCTTGTTTTGTGCAATATAGTCCCTTAAAAGCAGTACTCGGGACAAACTTTCTCATCACTTAAATTTTATTGTACCTGTTGATTTCTGATTTTGCATTATGACTGATAGTTCTTGTCATCTTATGCTAAGGCTTCAAAATGTACGTTTTCCCTTGTTAGCATGTGTTTAGTAACAGTTTTGCCAAGTAATTGATTGCCCAATTTTTCTAAATATTCTGTTTAAAAGTATCATCTACATGTCTAATTATGAACTgtatatgttttttatttatCTATTGCAGAATCTTTGGAAATATTTTGTAATTAGAGGCGGTTTTATTTCTGTGTTTATTCTCTAAACTTTAATATCTTCATTGTAGAATATCTGGAAAGATTTTGCAATTAGAGACAGTGACTCAGTCAGAAGCCATAAGGAGGCGTTTTCGCTTCTTGAGCCATTTTTCTTTAACTACAACTTTTCAGGTACCTTGACACTAGTAATTATGtaatataattgtaatttttcatAGGTTTGAAATTAGGTATCTAATGGTTAAATTATGTTTCAGCTATGTGAAATCGATTTGGGCGAGCTTTTACCCCCTGATTCCATGCTTCCATTTATGGATGAAATAAAGAAACGTTCAAAGCAAAGGAAGCAAGTTGCTCGCAAGGTATCATTGTACTTGTATTTTATATTTTGCTATAAATGTAGTCCAAACGCAGAGTGCATATTGCTAAACTAATTGATATTGCTTTGTGCTGACAGTAGAAGCAATTTTTGCCTCTTTTTTGTTCAAATATTTATTTAGCGTAAGCATGTTTTTTCATTGGAAGGGCAGTATTGCATGCATAACTGAAGGGACACTGGATACTGTTATGCCTTCAAAACCTCTAGGGAGGCCAACACATAAGTACATAAGAACTATAATGGTTTACCCTTAATATGTATTTCATTGTACTCCTAAAACAGTGGTTACATATTGATCATATACGTGGTAGGTTTATAGTGGCATAATGGGTTTAATATAAGTGTCCAATACTGTGTTGTTGGGTTTAATATAAATGCCCAAAACCGTGTTGCTGTGGTTCTTGGGTATTTAATATCTGCATCAAACATGAGTTTGCGCTTGCTTTTAGAATTATCTGCTAATATGCTACTCTTATTTCTAGGAGCGGAAAGAGAAAATCAAGGCCGAAGCTGCTGTAGAGGGTCCAATGCCTATATATTCCAATTTTGTGCAGTCATCTCGTGATGAATCCCCTATTTTCTCCATGGATGACTTTGAAGGTAATATTGTTCTCACTCTCTGGTGTACCTGGAGTGGAGATGTaggaataaaaatatattgtgaaaGAGAAAGATCGGTAATAGTTTGccttgatttttttctttttctttttctgttatGGCTAAAGGAgtatatgatttattttttatttataatattttgtgGAATAAAAGGTGGGGCTAGTAACAATGCAATGATGTTGCAGAAAGTTAATAAACCTTGTGCTTTCATTAACGTATATATTGTATATGTTATTGGAGTTATGAGATTTTTAAAAGGTTTTATCTTGACTGTCCTAATGTCATGTAATTTTTTTCCTTACAATTGGATTTGCATGTTCATATTTGGTCCTTTTGGATGTTGATCTCATCTGAGCTTTATATACTCTTGCCATGACTACGTTCAGCTTTAGGAACTTCAACTGTGGCATCATCAAGTTCTTCAGTTGTTGGGGAACGGAGACTCTTTTCAAATGTAACAAAGCTTGGTTTTGCTGCTGGGCATGATTCTCCAGCTCTGAAAATTGAGGAAACTAGTTCTCAACATGAAAACTCTGCGACAACGGAGTCTTCTTCCACTGGTTAGTATGAAGGGCTGCTTTTCTACGAAACCATACTTTTGTCTTTTGTATCATGATTATCTATTCTCCTATATATACCTTATCATTGTCATCAAGTTCAAATTATGTGCATGATCAAAGTTTAACCCCACAAAGTGTGATGTTTGAGTCTCTCATGAGTACCTGCTATAGTTTTATGGTTTCAAAGCCATTGTCCCATATTAAACTGTTTTGCTCTTGGACTATGAATCAAATTGAACCACATTGTTTCAAGTAGCTTGGACTATGAATCAAATCAAACCACATTGTTTCAAGTAGCAATGTTGAATTTGTTGAGTCTTTTTGTTTTCTGCAGGTTCAAGAAACACCGGTGTACTGTCATTCGCTA
It encodes the following:
- the LOC133816981 gene encoding uncharacterized protein LOC133816981, which gives rise to MSILPDKAQGSSSSSSSPTPSANPSSSNHGRFCSSSQSPSRQFHSFGSLQIAHSQSQSQSPPNAVSPENSGSFVSGTQDSGGIFKEVIELGRNVDNNLSHQMPNVHSQSRSGGRGAGSAQGRGKFSGTTVSPRNQQSAGLVNSHGSSASSGGRKAQVTSGNHLLNFHYDPISRSQPRAPPPRRQHKIKPYNKDLFLQANYKFVVLDSGNYTPESMDPDKMLRWEDIICLRYSTSSTVQCPICLESPLCSQITSCGHIFCFPCILQYLLMGKEDAKGDCWKRCPLCFVMISPKDLYTLFIENVNEYRVGDKVEFLLLTRQKDSSMLSHKNKQKKELNIGSPEETYDPFSKFTFTSDVDLSVRKAISDLDGWLVRADSGLVDDLERLPYVCAAMEQLEQRKKYWDEHRACDNVKSSEFGRNTGSYATQPAANATQNNIDLVGSKVETLSTEVSDKNKSFDNIERICLDVQICSDQSADAAESLGPQEIVLSSSYDESNERNSKVFGDVKEKDSYNFYQAADGQHIILHPLNMKCLLHHFGSPDLLPDRISGKILQLETVTQSEAIRRRFRFLSHFSLTTTFQLCEIDLGELLPPDSMLPFMDEIKKRSKQRKQVARKERKEKIKAEAAVEGPMPIYSNFVQSSRDESPIFSMDDFEALGTSTVASSSSSVVGERRLFSNVTKLGFAAGHDSPALKIEETSSQHENSATTESSSTGSRNTGVLSFANVISRDKAVESLEAPKMNELGKKGKKPSRVLLSTAGGRRY